A single window of Excalfactoria chinensis isolate bCotChi1 chromosome 13, bCotChi1.hap2, whole genome shotgun sequence DNA harbors:
- the TNIP1 gene encoding TNFAIP3-interacting protein 1 isoform X2: MAAMEGRGPYRIYDPGGGTEENESTAYERLMEENARLKERMQGIKSIGELLEESHVEASKLRQKAEDLVKDNKMLIASSALEELVETGAAGPEHSSALAAPGSAQPDTGTRKSPSGSSSEFEVVAAEAQGCPQDSGRAELEPLPHEDANLLPQLQQLESTLSGCAREASKDQVFVRMGYMASELKRLASKVHKNEQRTSFLQTLCETLHTENKELRTKLERDLEQRNQALEKLRCENQELRRMVTLSNQESAKREAAEQQQQSGVVVEKAAGRGELEAKEKKVKILEHQRRELLEVNKQWDQHFRAMKQKYEQKMTDLHQELAEARRALTELESEREQKQRDFDRKLLLAKSRIETEEAEKDRLGMEVRDLQQRMRFLQEQLAPVTRQREYQEKEIQRLNKALEEALNVQASPPPIFAGTLEPAGKVPPQELLTQNELLKQQVKIFEEDFQRERSDRERMNEEKEELKQQLEKLQKQLAVSNNQLRASKDDCQREKEEKEKLKKMLKQHKQASGERLHPDPVPGPLGPTCPMYQYQYSPPVPHPVYHGYDEWQQIRYPPAQGEQAPGQNFHHYPPPEYPWRLPCAMARSQNATAVPGVKPVPKDLDQAGPVLP, translated from the exons ATGGCAGCCATGGAAGGGAGGGGACCCTACCGCATCTACGACCCTGGCGGGGGCACAGAGGAGAATGAATCCACGGCTTACGAGCGGCTGATGGAGGAGAACGCCCGGCTGAAGGAGAGGATGCAGGGAATCAAATCTATTG gagagctgctggaggagtcCCATGTGGAGGCATCCAAGCTGCGGCAGAAGGCGGAAGACCTCGTGAAGGACAACAAGATGCTGATAGCATCCTCTGCATTGGAGGAGCTGGTGGAAACTGGAG CCGCCGGCCccgagcacagctctgccctggcTGCCCCAGGAAGTGCCCAGCCGGACACAGGAACACGGAAATCCCCGAGT GGCTCCTCATCAGAGTTTGAGGTGGTGGCTGCAGAAGCACAGGGCTGTCCCCAGGACAGTGGCAGAGCG GAGCTGGAGCCGCTGCCCCATGAGGATGCCAACCttctgccacagctgcagcagctggagagcaCGCTGAGTGGCTGCGCCCGCGAGGCCAGCAAGGACCAGGTCTTCGTGCGCATGGGCTACATGGCTTCTGAGCTGAAGCGCCTGGCCTCCAAGGTGCACAAGAACGAGCAGAGGACGTCCTTCCTGCAG ACTCTGTGTGAGACGCTGCACACAGAGAACAAGGAGCTGCGAACCAAGCTGGAGAGGGACCTGGAGCAGAGAAACCAAGCGCTAGAGAAGCTCAG GTGTGAGAACCAGGAGCTGCGGAGGATGGTGACCCTTAGCAACCAGGAGAGCGCAAAGAGAGAGGCAgccgagcagcagcag CAGAGCGGGGTGGTGGTGGAGAAGGCAGCGGGCAGAGGAGAGCTGGAGGCCAAGGAGAAGAAGGTGAAGATACTGGAGCACCAACGCCGGGAG CTGCTGGAAGTGAACAAGCAGTGGGACCAGCACTTCCGAGCCATGAAGCAGAAGTATGAGCAGAAG ATGACAGACCTACATCAGGAGCTGGCCGAGGCACGGCGGGCACTGACTGAGCTGGAGTCAGAGAgggagcagaagcagagggaTTTTGACCGCAAGCTGCTGCTGGCCAAATCCCGGATTGAAACGGAGGAG GCAGAGAAGGACCggctggggatggaggtgcGGGACCTGCAGCAGAGGATGCGcttcctgcaggagcagctggcaCCGGTCACCAGACAGAGGGAGTACCAGGAGAAGGAGATCCAACGGCTGAACAAG GCACTGGAGGAGGCCCTGAATGTCCAGGCATCCCCTCCACCCATCTTTGCTGGCACTCTGGAGCCAGCTGGGAAGGTGCCTCCACAAGAACTGCTGACTCAAAACGAGCTGCTCAAGCAGCAG GTGAAAATCTTCGAGGAGGACTTCCAGCGGGAGCGGAGTGACAGGGAGAGGATGAACGAGGAGAAGGAGGAGCTgaaacagcagctggagaagctgcagaagcagctggcCGTGTCCAACAACCAG CTGCGTGCCTCAAAGGATGACTgccagagagagaaggaggagaaggagaagctgaagaagatgctgaaACAGCACAAACAG GCTTCTGGAGAGAGGCTGCACCCTGACCCAGTGCCAGGACCACTGGGCCCCACGTGCCCCATGTACCAGTACCAGTACAGCCCCCCTGTTCCTCACCCCGTGTACCATGGCTATGACGAATGGCAGCAGATCCGCTACCCACCAGCACAGGGCGAGCAAGCGCCAGGACAGAACTTCCACCATTATCCCCCG CCGGAATATCCCTGGCGCCTGCCCTGCGCAATGGCCCGCAGCCAGAATGCCACAGCAGTGCCTGGGGTGAAACCTGTCCCCAAGGACTTGG ACCAGGCGGGTCCTGTGCTGCCGTGA
- the TNIP1 gene encoding TNFAIP3-interacting protein 1 isoform X1 yields the protein MAAMEGRGPYRIYDPGGGTEENESTAYERLMEENARLKERMQGIKSIGELLEESHVEASKLRQKAEDLVKDNKMLIASSALEELVETGAAGPEHSSALAAPGSAQPDTGTRKSPSGSSSEFEVVAAEAQGCPQDSGRAELEPLPHEDANLLPQLQQLESTLSGCAREASKDQVFVRMGYMASELKRLASKVHKNEQRTSFLQTLCETLHTENKELRTKLERDLEQRNQALEKLRCENQELRRMVTLSNQESAKREAAEQQQQSGVVVEKAAGRGELEAKEKKVKILEHQRRELLEVNKQWDQHFRAMKQKYEQKMTDLHQELAEARRALTELESEREQKQRDFDRKLLLAKSRIETEEAKKDRLGMEVRDLQQRMRFLQEQLAPVTRQREYQEKEIQRLNKALEEALNVQASPPPIFAGTLEPAGKVPPQELLTQNELLKQQVKIFEEDFQRERSDRERMNEEKEELKQQLEKLQKQLAVSNNQLRASKDDCQREKEEKEKLKKMLKQHKQASGERLHPDPVPGPLGPTCPMYQYQYSPPVPHPVYHGYDEWQQIRYPPAQGEQAPGQNFHHYPPPEYPWRLPCAMARSQNATAVPGVKPVPKDLDQAGPVLP from the exons ATGGCAGCCATGGAAGGGAGGGGACCCTACCGCATCTACGACCCTGGCGGGGGCACAGAGGAGAATGAATCCACGGCTTACGAGCGGCTGATGGAGGAGAACGCCCGGCTGAAGGAGAGGATGCAGGGAATCAAATCTATTG gagagctgctggaggagtcCCATGTGGAGGCATCCAAGCTGCGGCAGAAGGCGGAAGACCTCGTGAAGGACAACAAGATGCTGATAGCATCCTCTGCATTGGAGGAGCTGGTGGAAACTGGAG CCGCCGGCCccgagcacagctctgccctggcTGCCCCAGGAAGTGCCCAGCCGGACACAGGAACACGGAAATCCCCGAGT GGCTCCTCATCAGAGTTTGAGGTGGTGGCTGCAGAAGCACAGGGCTGTCCCCAGGACAGTGGCAGAGCG GAGCTGGAGCCGCTGCCCCATGAGGATGCCAACCttctgccacagctgcagcagctggagagcaCGCTGAGTGGCTGCGCCCGCGAGGCCAGCAAGGACCAGGTCTTCGTGCGCATGGGCTACATGGCTTCTGAGCTGAAGCGCCTGGCCTCCAAGGTGCACAAGAACGAGCAGAGGACGTCCTTCCTGCAG ACTCTGTGTGAGACGCTGCACACAGAGAACAAGGAGCTGCGAACCAAGCTGGAGAGGGACCTGGAGCAGAGAAACCAAGCGCTAGAGAAGCTCAG GTGTGAGAACCAGGAGCTGCGGAGGATGGTGACCCTTAGCAACCAGGAGAGCGCAAAGAGAGAGGCAgccgagcagcagcag CAGAGCGGGGTGGTGGTGGAGAAGGCAGCGGGCAGAGGAGAGCTGGAGGCCAAGGAGAAGAAGGTGAAGATACTGGAGCACCAACGCCGGGAG CTGCTGGAAGTGAACAAGCAGTGGGACCAGCACTTCCGAGCCATGAAGCAGAAGTATGAGCAGAAG ATGACAGACCTACATCAGGAGCTGGCCGAGGCACGGCGGGCACTGACTGAGCTGGAGTCAGAGAgggagcagaagcagagggaTTTTGACCGCAAGCTGCTGCTGGCCAAATCCCGGATTGAAACGGAGGAGGCAA AGAAGGACCggctggggatggaggtgcGGGACCTGCAGCAGAGGATGCGcttcctgcaggagcagctggcaCCGGTCACCAGACAGAGGGAGTACCAGGAGAAGGAGATCCAACGGCTGAACAAG GCACTGGAGGAGGCCCTGAATGTCCAGGCATCCCCTCCACCCATCTTTGCTGGCACTCTGGAGCCAGCTGGGAAGGTGCCTCCACAAGAACTGCTGACTCAAAACGAGCTGCTCAAGCAGCAG GTGAAAATCTTCGAGGAGGACTTCCAGCGGGAGCGGAGTGACAGGGAGAGGATGAACGAGGAGAAGGAGGAGCTgaaacagcagctggagaagctgcagaagcagctggcCGTGTCCAACAACCAG CTGCGTGCCTCAAAGGATGACTgccagagagagaaggaggagaaggagaagctgaagaagatgctgaaACAGCACAAACAG GCTTCTGGAGAGAGGCTGCACCCTGACCCAGTGCCAGGACCACTGGGCCCCACGTGCCCCATGTACCAGTACCAGTACAGCCCCCCTGTTCCTCACCCCGTGTACCATGGCTATGACGAATGGCAGCAGATCCGCTACCCACCAGCACAGGGCGAGCAAGCGCCAGGACAGAACTTCCACCATTATCCCCCG CCGGAATATCCCTGGCGCCTGCCCTGCGCAATGGCCCGCAGCCAGAATGCCACAGCAGTGCCTGGGGTGAAACCTGTCCCCAAGGACTTGG ACCAGGCGGGTCCTGTGCTGCCGTGA
- the TNIP1 gene encoding TNFAIP3-interacting protein 1 isoform X3, translated as MAAMEGRGPYRIYDPGGGTEENESTAYERLMEENARLKERMQGIKSIGELLEESHVEASKLRQKAEDLVKDNKMLIASSALEELVETGAAGPEHSSALAAPGSAQPDTGTRKSPSGSSSEFEVVAAEAQGCPQDSGRAELEPLPHEDANLLPQLQQLESTLSGCAREASKDQVFVRMGYMASELKRLASKVHKNEQRTSFLQTLCETLHTENKELRTKLERDLEQRNQALEKLRCENQELRRMVTLSNQESAKREAAEQQQSGVVVEKAAGRGELEAKEKKVKILEHQRRELLEVNKQWDQHFRAMKQKYEQKMTDLHQELAEARRALTELESEREQKQRDFDRKLLLAKSRIETEEAKKDRLGMEVRDLQQRMRFLQEQLAPVTRQREYQEKEIQRLNKALEEALNVQASPPPIFAGTLEPAGKVPPQELLTQNELLKQQVKIFEEDFQRERSDRERMNEEKEELKQQLEKLQKQLAVSNNQLRASKDDCQREKEEKEKLKKMLKQHKQASGERLHPDPVPGPLGPTCPMYQYQYSPPVPHPVYHGYDEWQQIRYPPAQGEQAPGQNFHHYPPPEYPWRLPCAMARSQNATAVPGVKPVPKDLDQAGPVLP; from the exons ATGGCAGCCATGGAAGGGAGGGGACCCTACCGCATCTACGACCCTGGCGGGGGCACAGAGGAGAATGAATCCACGGCTTACGAGCGGCTGATGGAGGAGAACGCCCGGCTGAAGGAGAGGATGCAGGGAATCAAATCTATTG gagagctgctggaggagtcCCATGTGGAGGCATCCAAGCTGCGGCAGAAGGCGGAAGACCTCGTGAAGGACAACAAGATGCTGATAGCATCCTCTGCATTGGAGGAGCTGGTGGAAACTGGAG CCGCCGGCCccgagcacagctctgccctggcTGCCCCAGGAAGTGCCCAGCCGGACACAGGAACACGGAAATCCCCGAGT GGCTCCTCATCAGAGTTTGAGGTGGTGGCTGCAGAAGCACAGGGCTGTCCCCAGGACAGTGGCAGAGCG GAGCTGGAGCCGCTGCCCCATGAGGATGCCAACCttctgccacagctgcagcagctggagagcaCGCTGAGTGGCTGCGCCCGCGAGGCCAGCAAGGACCAGGTCTTCGTGCGCATGGGCTACATGGCTTCTGAGCTGAAGCGCCTGGCCTCCAAGGTGCACAAGAACGAGCAGAGGACGTCCTTCCTGCAG ACTCTGTGTGAGACGCTGCACACAGAGAACAAGGAGCTGCGAACCAAGCTGGAGAGGGACCTGGAGCAGAGAAACCAAGCGCTAGAGAAGCTCAG GTGTGAGAACCAGGAGCTGCGGAGGATGGTGACCCTTAGCAACCAGGAGAGCGCAAAGAGAGAGGCAgccgagcagcagcag AGCGGGGTGGTGGTGGAGAAGGCAGCGGGCAGAGGAGAGCTGGAGGCCAAGGAGAAGAAGGTGAAGATACTGGAGCACCAACGCCGGGAG CTGCTGGAAGTGAACAAGCAGTGGGACCAGCACTTCCGAGCCATGAAGCAGAAGTATGAGCAGAAG ATGACAGACCTACATCAGGAGCTGGCCGAGGCACGGCGGGCACTGACTGAGCTGGAGTCAGAGAgggagcagaagcagagggaTTTTGACCGCAAGCTGCTGCTGGCCAAATCCCGGATTGAAACGGAGGAGGCAA AGAAGGACCggctggggatggaggtgcGGGACCTGCAGCAGAGGATGCGcttcctgcaggagcagctggcaCCGGTCACCAGACAGAGGGAGTACCAGGAGAAGGAGATCCAACGGCTGAACAAG GCACTGGAGGAGGCCCTGAATGTCCAGGCATCCCCTCCACCCATCTTTGCTGGCACTCTGGAGCCAGCTGGGAAGGTGCCTCCACAAGAACTGCTGACTCAAAACGAGCTGCTCAAGCAGCAG GTGAAAATCTTCGAGGAGGACTTCCAGCGGGAGCGGAGTGACAGGGAGAGGATGAACGAGGAGAAGGAGGAGCTgaaacagcagctggagaagctgcagaagcagctggcCGTGTCCAACAACCAG CTGCGTGCCTCAAAGGATGACTgccagagagagaaggaggagaaggagaagctgaagaagatgctgaaACAGCACAAACAG GCTTCTGGAGAGAGGCTGCACCCTGACCCAGTGCCAGGACCACTGGGCCCCACGTGCCCCATGTACCAGTACCAGTACAGCCCCCCTGTTCCTCACCCCGTGTACCATGGCTATGACGAATGGCAGCAGATCCGCTACCCACCAGCACAGGGCGAGCAAGCGCCAGGACAGAACTTCCACCATTATCCCCCG CCGGAATATCCCTGGCGCCTGCCCTGCGCAATGGCCCGCAGCCAGAATGCCACAGCAGTGCCTGGGGTGAAACCTGTCCCCAAGGACTTGG ACCAGGCGGGTCCTGTGCTGCCGTGA